The Marivirga salinae DNA window GGTCCTTATTGGGCGGCTAAGCATTTGTCTTTTGAAGCCAAAAAACCTAATCAATATATTTGCTTTTCACCTTTTAATGCGACTATCCATAAAGAAGTGGATAAAATAGGAGAAGAGCGGATTCAATATATTGGGAGTCCTGAGTTGACGCAATATTTAAAAGAAGAAAATGATTTAATTCAGGAGGACTTTTATTTGCATATAGATCAGGCTTTTGCAGAAAACAGCTTTGGAGAGGAGACGGTTAGCAAAGAAAATATGATTCAATTTTACTTAAAACTGAATGAGTTTTGTTTACAGCAAAATGCTAAACTTTATATCAAATTGCATCCCGAATCATTTAATTCTGATTGGTTACCTCAAGATGATAATATCATTTATATACGAAAAGTAGAAAATTTCAATCGCTATGTGCAATCTGCTAAGGGCTGTTTTGGTTTTTACTCTACTATGGTGATTCCCGCAGTTTATTGGAAACCGACTATTTTATTCAATATTTTCTATTCCGGTTTACAGGAGGCTTTGGAGGATATCGAACAAGTGAAAATCTTAGCTTTTCATCAATTTTCGGTAGATGATTTGAATTTTAACAAAGGTAAATTGGAGCAGGACAAATTGATCAATCGTTTCTTTTACAGCAAAGAAGCCATATCTTTGGAGCTTTTGGCTGAAATATTGAATGCAGAAAACTAAAATCTTACATATTCTTTACTCAGGACAAGGCGGATTGGGGACTTACTTCATGAACTTTGTCAACAGCGATCAGGAAAAGCAATTTGAACATTTTGCTTTTTTTTATGGAATAGAACCTTTAAATCAAGAGTTAGAAGATTTTTGTATTGATAACAAAATCCAGTTTAAATATCAGCAAAAACAATCAAAAATTGATTTTAAGGCTTTAAAGACAGTTATGGCTTTTCAGCAACAACATCAAATTCAATACTTGCTTTTACATACATTTAGTTTAAGTCTATTGACCTTATTTGGTCTTTTCATGAGATGGAGATTGATTGCTTTTGACCATACCACCTTGGCATACAAAACATTGATAGAAAAAGTTTTTACTTTAATCAATCATTTATTTGCCTATAAAATGATTTACTTTTATACAGGCCATTTTGAGCAAAATAAAAGTGTTTTTCCATTATTAAGCTTTGGCAAAAACTCTCATATCATCCCAAAAACCGTTGATATCAATTTCTTTCAGCCGCCTGAAGAAAAACCAAAAAACGATGTTTTCACTATAGGTATTACAGCTAGGCTTATTCAAGGTAAAAGACATGATTTAATAGTAGAAACTTTGGCAAAACTTAGAGACCAAGATTTAAAAGTAAACTTTAAAATTGCGGGCATCGGTCCAAAAGAAAAGGAAATAAAAGAGTTGGTTAGCAAGTTACATTTAGACGAGCAAGTTGAGTTTACAGGCTTACTAACTAGAAATGAATTATTGTCTTTTTATCATTCATTGGATGCTTATATTCACGCTTCAGAAGGAGAAACGATTTGTTATTCTATTATGGAGGCTCAGGCTTGCGGATTACCCATTTTAGCATCGGATGTAGAAGGAATTAATAATGTGATTTTTGAAACCACAGGGGGTTTTTTGTTTAAAAATAATAATGCAGATTTAGTGAGTAAGTTTAATGCCTTGCTAAGCTCAGATGAGAAACTTAACTATTATAAAGAGCAATCCAGAGAAGCTGCAGTAAATAATTTCACTAATTTTAATAATGCAGCATTACTTTATTCAAAATTGAATTAATGAAAATACTTTTTATACAAAAAGAAGGCGGAATTTTTGGAGCGGAGCAATTTCAACTTAGAACAATTCCAGCTCTTTTAAAAGCGGGAACCGAAGTTGAATTTCTTCGATTATACACGGATCACCAATTAGGGAAAGATTCTCCATTTGTTCAACAATTAAATGATTTGGGTGTCAATGTTTATCAGGTGAAAATCACCAATATTCCAAGACCCTCTCAATTTTTCCAGATCAAAAATATTATTAAAAATGGTGAATACGATTTAGTGCATACTCATTTAATACATGCTGACTTATATGGAGCAGTGGTGAAGAAATTTTTATTGCCTAAAATGAAATTGATCTCCACTAAACATGGCTATGAAGAGGATTATAATAATCGATTTGGATTTGACCCTTCCTACAAAAGAAAGGATTTATATTGGCGAATAAATAAATTTTCTGAATCTGTTGCAAACAAAAGTTTTGCTATATCAGATGGATTAAGAGACCTATTTATCAATACAGGAATATCAAAATCAGAAAAATTAGACAGAATTCATTATGGTTTTGAAATGAAAGATTTTATCCCAGACGATAATAGGGATAAATATAGGTTTGCAAAGCATCAATTGGTCATAGCAGGTCGTTTGGTTGGTTTTAAAGGGCATCGATATGCTTTGGAGTCATTAACTATCATAAAAAAGGACTTTCCTGAAATACAATTATTGGTAATTGGCATAGGAGAGCTTGAAGAAGAACTTAAAGCATATACTGCTAAATTAGGACTGGAAGAGAATGTGTCATTTTTAGGATTTAGTGATCAGGTTCAGAATTTCATGTATCATTCAGATGTGGTATTAACACCTTCTATAGCAGAAGGATTTGGGGTGGTATTTTTAGAAGCCATTAATCAAAATACTCCAATTGCAGCCTTTGATGTCCCTGCTGGTAATGAAGTTTTACCTAAAGAATATCATGAATTTTTAGCAAAGCCATTTAATGTTGAGGAATATGCTAAAAAAATAAAACTAATGCTTGAAGAGCCTCATAAATTAGATAATGCGATTAAAGCTGCAGAAGATCGAATGCTAACCTATTTTCAATTGGATAGAATGATCAATGAGATGATCAAGTTTTATCAAGAGGTAATTAAAAATTAATTTTTGATATGTGTGGAATATTAGGAGCTTGGCTTCCGAAAAATAATATTACTAATCAAGATTTCACCTCTTTAGTGGATAGCATTTATCATAGGGGACCTGATGAAGCGGGTTACTTAATTGAAAATGATTTCTATTTGGGAATGAGGCGTTTGTCAATCATTGATTTAGCAGGTGGACAACAGCCAGTTTTTAATGAAGATCAGTCAAAAGCGGTTCTTTTTAATGGTGAAATTTATAATTATAAGTCTCTTATTAACTCCTTAAAGGATAAAGGCCATGATTTTCAATCTGTAAGTGATACAGAGGTAATTGTTCATTCCTTAGAAGATGATTTAGAAAATATAAATCAGTTCCGAGGCATGTTTGCATTTGCTTATTTTGAAAGAGAAGAACAAATCCTTCATTTGTTTCGGGATAGGATTGGAGTAAAGCCTTTATACTATATTTTTATACCGGGTAAAATATTTGCATTTTCCTCTGAAATCAAAGGGCTGGAGAAAATCTGTGATTCTGCAGGGATAGAACTTACAGTAAATGAAGAGGCTATCTATCATTATTTGTCTTTTGCCAACATACCTCAACCCATCACAATTTATAATGAAATTAAGGCTTTAATGCCTGGGCATCATTTAACTTTTGATAAAGAAACAATTGAAATTGAGCAATATTGGAAATATAATTATCAACCAAAGCTAAAAATTGATTTTGATGAGGCAAAAGAACTTATTCATTCAGAATTAAAAGAAAGTGTAAACTTAAGGCTGAATAGTGATGTTCCAATGGGATTATTTTTATCGGGAGGTCTTGACAGCAGTATTATAGCCTATTTGGCAGCCAAGGAATTGAATACTAATTTAAAAACCTTTACCATAGGTTTTCCTGAGCATAAAGAGTTTGATGAAACCGACATAGCGACTAAGACTGCTCATCATTTAGGCTTGGAAAACGAGATCTTGCCGTTAGAATATGATCCACTGGAAAGCTTAATGAACATTAATGCTATTTATGATCAACCTTTTGCTGATCCAAGTGCTATCCCAAGTGTTGAGATTTCCAAATTAGCGAGTAACTACGTTAAGGTAGTATTGAATGGGGATGGCGGAGATGAACAATTTGCGGGCTAC harbors:
- a CDS encoding glycosyltransferase family 4 protein translates to MKILFIQKEGGIFGAEQFQLRTIPALLKAGTEVEFLRLYTDHQLGKDSPFVQQLNDLGVNVYQVKITNIPRPSQFFQIKNIIKNGEYDLVHTHLIHADLYGAVVKKFLLPKMKLISTKHGYEEDYNNRFGFDPSYKRKDLYWRINKFSESVANKSFAISDGLRDLFINTGISKSEKLDRIHYGFEMKDFIPDDNRDKYRFAKHQLVIAGRLVGFKGHRYALESLTIIKKDFPEIQLLVIGIGELEEELKAYTAKLGLEENVSFLGFSDQVQNFMYHSDVVLTPSIAEGFGVVFLEAINQNTPIAAFDVPAGNEVLPKEYHEFLAKPFNVEEYAKKIKLMLEEPHKLDNAIKAAEDRMLTYFQLDRMINEMIKFYQEVIKN
- a CDS encoding glycosyltransferase family 4 protein, with the protein product MQKTKILHILYSGQGGLGTYFMNFVNSDQEKQFEHFAFFYGIEPLNQELEDFCIDNKIQFKYQQKQSKIDFKALKTVMAFQQQHQIQYLLLHTFSLSLLTLFGLFMRWRLIAFDHTTLAYKTLIEKVFTLINHLFAYKMIYFYTGHFEQNKSVFPLLSFGKNSHIIPKTVDINFFQPPEEKPKNDVFTIGITARLIQGKRHDLIVETLAKLRDQDLKVNFKIAGIGPKEKEIKELVSKLHLDEQVEFTGLLTRNELLSFYHSLDAYIHASEGETICYSIMEAQACGLPILASDVEGINNVIFETTGGFLFKNNNADLVSKFNALLSSDEKLNYYKEQSREAAVNNFTNFNNAALLYSKLN
- the asnB gene encoding asparagine synthase (glutamine-hydrolyzing) is translated as MCGILGAWLPKNNITNQDFTSLVDSIYHRGPDEAGYLIENDFYLGMRRLSIIDLAGGQQPVFNEDQSKAVLFNGEIYNYKSLINSLKDKGHDFQSVSDTEVIVHSLEDDLENINQFRGMFAFAYFEREEQILHLFRDRIGVKPLYYIFIPGKIFAFSSEIKGLEKICDSAGIELTVNEEAIYHYLSFANIPQPITIYNEIKALMPGHHLTFDKETIEIEQYWKYNYQPKLKIDFDEAKELIHSELKESVNLRLNSDVPMGLFLSGGLDSSIIAYLAAKELNTNLKTFTIGFPEHKEFDETDIATKTAHHLGLENEILPLEYDPLESLMNINAIYDQPFADPSAIPSVEISKLASNYVKVVLNGDGGDEQFAGYRRYILASKLNNIPNLSGFNILLNQLNPKRRSMLGFLQRTLKNTGLKAEEQSIALTTDMLLDQDKKHIFNFDTAKFSTQDIISNFNLGEDAAFLDQVMHYDRNFNLLNGLLVKMDMATSSASIEGRSPFLDNILFEKSSLLPANFKVKGKNTKYILKELYGEFLPYEVIHGKKRGFEIPLKSWLSKEFQPLINQMKADSQSPFYNYLKVDFVTNLFESERYKSFNLDYLRYSVLILYLWFKEREN
- a CDS encoding polysialyltransferase family glycosyltransferase yields the protein MKRILAIWPTHREDWILPFKALSNQFEFIFLSGISPDEEKETYVQDFAQTIHWSDYSSAQDLLAQIQADKLVFMSIDSGLNIALNINAKKHKISTYILQHGIYTNYKDYRTREKIWQKKELAAQSNQAKSSSGFSSFQWINNSLSGIQKLILLPITLFIKASQKVGPYWAAKHLSFEAKKPNQYICFSPFNATIHKEVDKIGEERIQYIGSPELTQYLKEENDLIQEDFYLHIDQAFAENSFGEETVSKENMIQFYLKLNEFCLQQNAKLYIKLHPESFNSDWLPQDDNIIYIRKVENFNRYVQSAKGCFGFYSTMVIPAVYWKPTILFNIFYSGLQEALEDIEQVKILAFHQFSVDDLNFNKGKLEQDKLINRFFYSKEAISLELLAEILNAEN